The window CCGTCGGCGGGATCGACTTCGGATAGACTGATGACGTTTTCCCGGCCGACGGACCGTTTCTCGATCCGCCCGTCGGCGTGCATCTGGGAACAGATACGGCTGACTTTCGACTTCGACCAGCCGGTTTCGTCCGCGATCCGGTGTTGGCGGATACGCCCGCCGTGCTCGACGAGCAGCCTGACGACGTTCCCTTCGTCGCTCAGGAGGTCCGGCGGCGTTTCGGGCGAGATGTAGTGTTGGTGGTGGTAGTTCTGGTCGTGATCGTGGTCGTTGTCGTACTCGGTCCCCCAGCGATGATCGTCACGTGAGTCGGACGTGTCGTGTGATCGGTTCCTCTCGCCCGAGTCGTCGCTTTCCTCCGTCCGCAGCCAGCACGACGGGTCGCGGACGTCGTCTTCCGACAGTAACTCCGCCGCTCGGAGGCCGACGAGGCCGCTGATGAGAAGGAACAGAACCGCGATCAGGGCCGCCTCCCACGACGACGCCAACTGGAACGACTGGAACGGCATCCGCCGGGACGGGGCTCCGATGACGTGATCGCCGCTCGCGAGAACCGACACGACCCAGTGGGTGTCGTCTAGCCGAATCGCTGCCGGGTCGGCGTCGGTCCACGTGGTGGCCGACGACGTGAGGGCGGCTCGGACTCCGGTCGGGGCGTTTGATACCATCGTTAGTCGCGGTTCCGTTGCGGTCGACGGGCCGAGCGGGTGGATCGCGTGAGATCGTGCCCGCCGACCGCATCGGCGATTCCCGCTATTCCCTCTTCATTATGGACTCCTACAGACGGGTTTAACACCGTTCTAAACGCTCGAGACTGCCGATCTTCCGAACACCCGGTATCTCCCCTCGAGAGCCGTCCGAGCGCGGAACGACCGTTCGATGCGAGCGCTGCAACCGTTTATTCGCGGTATAGTAAACGGCCCCCCTCGTTTTGGAAGGATCGAGGAACGCCCCGGCGATCCGGGGCGGCGAAACAGAACCTACCGTCGTACCCGATCGTGCGACGGCCAGCGACAACGTCTCAGCTATGACCACAACAATAAGCGATACCGAGAACCGAGCGGACGAGCGCGAGAGCGACCGAAAGGGGAACGCGAGCGGGTCCGTCCCGGACGATACGGGGTCGCGTTCGCCCCTGGACCGCGACGCGGGAACCGAGACGACGGCAGCGACGACGCGCGAGGCGACGATCTGTGTCGTCGGGCTCGGATACGTCGGACTCCCGCTTGCCGTCGGCTTTGCGGAGTCGAACTACCGCGTGATCGGCTACGATGTCGACGACGAGACCGTCGAACGCCTTCGGTCGGGCGTCGACACTACGGGCGACCTCTCCGACGCGGCGGTTCGCAACGACGCCATCTCGTACACGTCCGACGCGAGCGAGATCGCCGAAGCGGACTACGTCATCGTCACCGTGCCGACGCCGATCGACGACGACGATCAGCCCGACCTCAGTTACGTCGAGAGCGCCGGCCGAACCGTCGGCTCGAAGATGAAACCCGGAACGACGGTCGTCCTCGAGTCGACCGTCTACCCGGGGTCGACCCGCGAGGTGCTCGTGCCCGCCCTCGAGGACGCGTCCGGGCTGACTGCCGGCGAGGACTTCTTCGTCGGCTACTCCCCGGAGCGTGCGACGCCGGGCGATCCCGACCACGGGCTCGAGGACGTCGTCAAGGTCGTCGGTGCACAGAACGAGAAGGTCCTTGAGGACGTGGCGGGACTGTACGAATCGGTCGTCGACGCGGGCGTTCATCGCGCGCCGTCGATCGAGGTCGCCGAGGCCGCAAAGGTCGTCGAAAACGCCCAGCGCGACCTCAACATCGCGTTCGTCAACGAACTCTCCATGGCGCTCGAGCGGATGGACGTCGACACGCAGGCGGTGCTCGAGGCCGCCGGCACGAAGTGGAACTTCCACGACTACCGTCCCGGGCTGGTCGGGGGCCACTGTATCCCCGTCGACCCGTACTTCTTCGCACACCGGTCGGCCCGGGAAGGGTTCGACCCCGAACTCGTGCGCACGAGCAGGAAAGTGAACGAATCCGTCCCCGACCACGTGGCCGAACTGACGATCAAGGCGCTCAACGACTGTCACAAGACGCTCCGGGAGAGCCGCGTCCTGGTTCTGGGACTCTCCTACAAACCGGGCGTGGGGGACATCCGCAGTTCGAAAGTCGTCGACGTCGTCGACAAGCTTCAGGAGTACGACGTCGACGTCGAAGGGTTCGACCCGTTCGCCGCCGACGACGCCGTCCGGGAGGCGTTCGACATCCAGGTACAGGAACGGCTCTCGTTCGAGGGGATCGACGCCATCCTGCTTGCGACCTCGCACGCGGAGTTCGAGCGAATGGACCTCGAGGCGGTCGCCGCCGAACTCGAGGAGAATCCCGCGCTCGTCGACGTGAACGGCTGCCTCGAGAAGTCGGAGGCGATCGAGGCGGGGTTCGTCTACCGGAGGTTGTGAGTCGATGCGATCCCCGAAGGCGACCGCGAGCGTCGATCGTCGTCCGAACGCGACGGTCGATCCCGGAGGTGACTCGCGATGCGGATCGTGATCACGATCCAGCACCCGGGCCACGTGCACTTCTTCCGGCATCCGATCGAGGAGTTGCGGGAGCGAGGCCACGAGATCCACGTCTTCGCCCGCGAGAACGACGTCGCCGTCGAACTGCTGGAGGCGTACGGGATCGATCACCGGGTGCTGGCCGGCTCGTCGGATTCGCTGGTCTCGCTGGCGGCCGTCCAGGCCACCTACGAGGCGCGGCTGCTGCGACACGCGCGCCGGATCGATCCCGACGTCATCACGGCGATCGGCGGCGTCGCGGCCGCACACGTCGCGTCGGTACTGGGCACGAAGAGCCTCGTCTTCTACGATACGGAACACGCGACGCTCATCACGAGGCTCGGCTACCCCTTCGCGGACGTGATCTGTACGCCCTCGTGTTACCGCGAGGAGATCGGACCGAACCAGGTGACGTATCCGGGGTATCACGAACTCGCCTATCTCCACCCGGACCGGTTCGAGCCCGATCCGACCGTCCTCGAGTCGCTCGAGGCCGACGTCGACCTCGAGCCGGACGACCCGTTCGCCGTCGTTCGACTCAGCAACTGGGGGGCGTCCCACGACGTCGGCCACGGCGGCTTCGAAGAGCCCCGGGCGATCGTCGAGCGCCTCGAGGCGGCCGGCGCGGACGTCCTGCTCTCGGCCGAAGGGGAGCCGCCGGCGGACCTCGAGCCCTATCGGCTCGAGACGTCGCCGGACCGGCTGCACGACCTGCTTTCGTTCGCCGACGTCGTCCTGAGCGAGGGCGCGACCACCGCGGCGGAAGCGGCCGTCCTCGGGACTCCTTCGGTCTACGTGAATCCGCTGTCGCTGGGCTACACGACGGAACTCGACGCCGAATACGGGCTGTTGTTCGAGCACGACGGCGAGAACCGGCACGTCCGCGGGCTCGAGCGAGCGGCCTCGATCGTCGAGCGAACCGACGACCCCTGGCGGCGACGGCGGGAACGGTTGCTGGACGAGCGCATCGACGTGACGGCGTTCGTCGTTCGTCAGGTCGAATCGCTCGCTCGCACGCGTACGAGCGACGGGACGACGCCCGCGACCAACGCGGGCTGATCACGGCATGAAGGTGTTACAGCTGGCCACGTCGCCGCGGCCGTTCTTCGAGCAGCAGGTCGCCGCCCTCGA of the Halobiforma lacisalsi AJ5 genome contains:
- a CDS encoding helix-turn-helix transcriptional regulator yields the protein MVSNAPTGVRAALTSSATTWTDADPAAIRLDDTHWVVSVLASGDHVIGAPSRRMPFQSFQLASSWEAALIAVLFLLISGLVGLRAAELLSEDDVRDPSCWLRTEESDDSGERNRSHDTSDSRDDHRWGTEYDNDHDHDQNYHHQHYISPETPPDLLSDEGNVVRLLVEHGGRIRQHRIADETGWSKSKVSRICSQMHADGRIEKRSVGRENVISLSEVDPADGDEPTHDSDTGSDDLENPLT
- a CDS encoding nucleotide sugar dehydrogenase, translated to MTTTISDTENRADERESDRKGNASGSVPDDTGSRSPLDRDAGTETTAATTREATICVVGLGYVGLPLAVGFAESNYRVIGYDVDDETVERLRSGVDTTGDLSDAAVRNDAISYTSDASEIAEADYVIVTVPTPIDDDDQPDLSYVESAGRTVGSKMKPGTTVVLESTVYPGSTREVLVPALEDASGLTAGEDFFVGYSPERATPGDPDHGLEDVVKVVGAQNEKVLEDVAGLYESVVDAGVHRAPSIEVAEAAKVVENAQRDLNIAFVNELSMALERMDVDTQAVLEAAGTKWNFHDYRPGLVGGHCIPVDPYFFAHRSAREGFDPELVRTSRKVNESVPDHVAELTIKALNDCHKTLRESRVLVLGLSYKPGVGDIRSSKVVDVVDKLQEYDVDVEGFDPFAADDAVREAFDIQVQERLSFEGIDAILLATSHAEFERMDLEAVAAELEENPALVDVNGCLEKSEAIEAGFVYRRL
- a CDS encoding DUF354 domain-containing protein, with the protein product MRIVITIQHPGHVHFFRHPIEELRERGHEIHVFARENDVAVELLEAYGIDHRVLAGSSDSLVSLAAVQATYEARLLRHARRIDPDVITAIGGVAAAHVASVLGTKSLVFYDTEHATLITRLGYPFADVICTPSCYREEIGPNQVTYPGYHELAYLHPDRFEPDPTVLESLEADVDLEPDDPFAVVRLSNWGASHDVGHGGFEEPRAIVERLEAAGADVLLSAEGEPPADLEPYRLETSPDRLHDLLSFADVVLSEGATTAAEAAVLGTPSVYVNPLSLGYTTELDAEYGLLFEHDGENRHVRGLERAASIVERTDDPWRRRRERLLDERIDVTAFVVRQVESLARTRTSDGTTPATNAG